The following proteins are co-located in the Triticum aestivum cultivar Chinese Spring chromosome 1A, IWGSC CS RefSeq v2.1, whole genome shotgun sequence genome:
- the LOC123062080 gene encoding protein LURP-one-related 5 — translation MKGGEAPAPAATVVVGEEHCEAEDRELTVRKTTLFSPGDGLEAYDHRTGALAFRLETYGRGGACGGGAAAGDLALLGAAGDPVLTVRRRRPSLHHRWDGFLGDGGAAGGAKPLFSARRSSILGAGAGVLVDLLAPAHSPAAKEFRVDGSFPRRCCRVVAVASSGGAGEVEEGEDQETVVAEVRRKVDEGAHVVLGRDVFVLWVRAGFDAAFAMGIVLVLGRITGDELDGALGEELLLEATSPV, via the coding sequence ATGAAGGGGGGagaggcgccggcgccggcggcgacggtggtggtgGGGGAGGAGCACTGCGAGGCGGAGGACAGGGAGCTGACGGTGCGCAAGACCACGCTCTTCTCCCCGGGGGACGGGCTGGAGGCCTACGACCACCGCACGGGCGCGCTGGCCTTCCGCCTCGAGACGTACGGCCGGGGAGGCGCCTGcggcgggggcgcggcggcgggggacCTGGCGCTGCTGGGCGCCGCGGGGGACCCCGTGCTCACCGTCCGCAGGCGCCGCCCCAGCCTGCACCACCGCTGGGACGGCTTCCTGGGCGACGGGGGGGCCGCGGGCGGCGCCAAGCCGCTCTTCTCCGCGCGCCGCTCCTCCATCCTCGGCGCCGGGGCCGGGGTCCTCGTCGACCTCCTCGCCCCCGCCCACTCCCCCGCCGCCAAGGAGTTCCGCGTCGACGGGTCCTTCCCCAGGCGGTGCTGCCGCGTGGTGGCGGTGGCCTCctcgggcggcgcgggcgaggtggaggagggggaggaccaGGAGACGGTGGTGGCGGAGGTGCGCAGGAAGGTGGACGAGGGCGCGCACGTGGTGCTCGGCCGCGACGTGTTCGTGCTGTGGGTGCGCGCCGGCTTCGACGCCGCCTTCGCCATGGGGATCGTGCTCGTGCTCGGCCGCATCACCGGGGACGAGCTCGACGGCGCCCTCGGCGAGGAGCTGCTCCTCGAGGCCACCTCGCCGGTGTAG